One genomic window of Falco cherrug isolate bFalChe1 chromosome 20, bFalChe1.pri, whole genome shotgun sequence includes the following:
- the LOC106631118 gene encoding feather beta keratin-like codes for MILISTSFELLIMVGCFALEVSLLENYCPRAVTVRLGRCRSSIKAGPSPHSLIHFSRLRLLVNKVHLQPQAMSCYSPCMPCRPCGPTPLANSCNEPCVRQCQDSTFVIEPPAVVVTLPGPILSSFPQNTAVGSSTSAAVGSILSSEGVPINSGGFSLSGLGSGICGRRCLPC; via the exons ATGATCCTAATCAGCACGTCCTTTGAGCTTCTCATCATG GTTGGATGTTTTGCTTTGGAGGTGAGCCTGCTGGAAAATTACTGCCCGCGTGCAGTGACTGTGCGCCTGGGGCGGTGCAGAAGCAGTATAAAAGCAGGCCCTTCTCCTCACTCTCTCATCCACTTCTCTCGCCTCCGTCTCCTTGTGAACAAG gtgcacctccagccccaagccATGTCCTGCTACAGCCCGTGCATGCCCTGCCGGCCCTGCGGCCCGACCCCGCTGGCcaacagctgcaacgagccctgtgtcaggcagtgccaggactCCACCTTTGTCATCGAGccccctgctgtggtggtgaccctgcccggccccatcctcagctccttcccacaGAACACCGCCGTGGGCTCCTCCACCTCCGCTGCCgttggcagcatcctcagctctgAGGGAGTGCCCATCAACTCCGGGGGCTTCAGCCTCTCTGGCTTGGGCAGCGGCATTTGCGGCAGGAGGTGCCTGCCCTGCTAA
- the LOC129734428 gene encoding LOW QUALITY PROTEIN: uncharacterized protein LOC129734428 (The sequence of the model RefSeq protein was modified relative to this genomic sequence to represent the inferred CDS: substituted 1 base at 1 genomic stop codon): MEHQVGFGFPKTSPAYSGSLANVLPRAKGIKRNTAETIGTARLPGDAMVGHFALEVSLLENYCPRAVTVRLGRCRSSIKAGPSPHSLIHFSRLRLLVNKVHLQPXSMSCYSPCMPCRPCGPTPLANSCNEPCVRQCQDSNVFIQPSAVVVTLPGPILSSFPQNTAVGSSTSAAVGSILSSEGVPINSGGFSLSGLGSGICGRRSFPC; the protein is encoded by the exons ATGGAACACCAggtgggctttggctttccGAAGACCAGCCCTGCGTACTCGGGCAGCTTGGCAAATGTTCTCCCCAGAGCAAAGGGCATCAAGAGGAACACGGCTGAAACCATTGGCACAGCCCGGCTGCCTGGAGACGCCATG GTAGGACATTTTGCTTTGGAGGTGAGCCTGCTGGAAAATTACTGCCCGCGTGCAGTGACTGTGCGCCTGGGGCGGTGCAGAAGCAGTATAAAAGCAGGCCCTTCTCCTCACTCTCTCATCCACTTCTCTCGCCTCCGTCTCCTTGTGAACAAG GTGCACCTCCAGCCTTGAAGCATGTCCTGCTACAGCCCGTGCATGCCCTGCCGGCCCTGCGGCCCGACCCCGCTGGCcaacagctgcaacgagccctgtgtcaggcagtgccaggactCCAATGTCTTCATCCAGCCCTCCGCCGTGGTGGtgaccctgcccggccccatcctcagctccttcccgcagAACACCGCCGTGGGCTCCTCCACCTCCGCTGCCgttggcagcatcctcagctctgAGGGAGTGCCCATCAACTCCGGGGGCTTCAGCCTCTCTGGCTTGGGCAGCGGCATTTGCGGCAGGAGGTCCTTCCCCTGCTAA
- the LOC129734430 gene encoding LOW QUALITY PROTEIN: uncharacterized protein LOC129734430 (The sequence of the model RefSeq protein was modified relative to this genomic sequence to represent the inferred CDS: substituted 1 base at 1 genomic stop codon), with translation MASPGSRAVPMVSAVFLLMPFALGRTFAKLPEYAGLVFGKPKPTWCSIRQGTWRALRRSSSTQVGHFALEVSLLENYCPRAVTVRLGRCRSSIKAGPSPHSLIHFSRLRLLVNKVHLQPXSMSCYSPCMPCRPCGPTPLANSCNEPCVRQCQDSTFVIEPPAVVVTLPGPILSSFPQNTAVGSSTSAAVGSILSSEGVPINSGGFSLSGLGSGICGRRCFPC, from the exons ATGGCGTCTCCAGGCAGCCGGGCTGTGCCAATGGTTTCAGCCGTGTTCCTCTTGATGCCCTTTGCTCTGGGGAGAACATTTGCCAAGCTGCCCGAGTACGCAGGGCTGGTCTTCggaaagccaaagcccaccTGGTGTTCCATCAGGCAAGGCACGTGGAGGGCACTGAGGAGATCTTCTTCCACACAG GTAGGACATTTTGCTTTGGAGGTGAGCCTGCTGGAAAATTACTGCCCACGTGCAGTGACTGTGCGCCTGGGGCGGTGCAGAAGCAGTATAAAAGCAGGCCCTTCTCCTCACTCTCTCATCCACTTCTCTCGCCTCCGTCTCCTTGTGAACAAG GTGCACCTCCAGCCTTGAAGCATGTCCTGCTACAGCCCGTGCATGCCCTGCCGGCCCTGTGGCCCGACCCCGCTGGCcaacagctgcaacgagccctgtgtcaggcagtgccaggactCCACCTTTGTCATCGAGccccctgctgtggtggtgaccctgcccggccccatcctcagctccttcccgcagAACACCGCCGTGGGCTCCTCCACCTCCGCTGCCgttggcagcatcctcagctctgAGGGAGTGCCCATCAACTCCGGGGGCTTCAGCCTCTCTGGCTTGGGCAGCGGCATTTGCGGCAGGAGGTGCTTCCCCTGCTAA
- the LOC129734432 gene encoding feather beta keratin-like, which produces MASDRGSERRQREEREAHGTSLKRGVCGCLLTRHFALEVSLLENYCPRAVTVRLGRCRSSIKAGPSPHSLIHFSRLRLLVNKVHLQPQAMSCYSPCMPCRPCGPTPLANSCNEPCVRQCQDSNVFIQPSAVVVTLPGPILSSFPQNTAVGSSTSAAVGSILSSEGVPINSGGFSLSGLGSGICGRRSFPC; this is translated from the exons ATGGCTAGTGACCGTGGGAGCGAGcggaggcagagggaagagagagaagcacACGGCACGTCCTTAAAACGAGGAGTCTGCGGGTGCTTGCTGACAC GACATTTTGCTTTGGAGGTGAGCCTGCTGGAAAATTACTGCCCGCGTGCAGTGACTGTGCGCCTGGGGCGGTGCAGAAGCAGTATAAAAGCAGGCCCTTCTCCTCACTCTCTCATCCACTTCTCTCGCCTCCGTCTCCTTGTGAACAAG gtgcacctccagccccaagccATGTCCTGCTACAGCCCGTGCATGCCCTGCCGGCCCTGCGGCCCGACCCCGCTGGCcaacagctgcaacgagccctgtgtcaggcagtgccaggactCCAATGTCTTCATCCAGCCCTCCGCCGTGGTGGtgaccctgcccggccccatcctcagctccttcccgcagAACACCGCCGTGGGCTCCTCCACCTCCGCTGCCgttggcagcatcctcagctctgAGGGAGTGCCCATCAACTCCGGGGGCTTCAGCCTCTCTGGCTTGGGCAGCGGCATTTGCGGCAGGAGGTCCTTCCCCTGCTAA
- the LOC129734433 gene encoding LOW QUALITY PROTEIN: uncharacterized protein LOC129734433 (The sequence of the model RefSeq protein was modified relative to this genomic sequence to represent the inferred CDS: substituted 1 base at 1 genomic stop codon), with amino-acid sequence MASPGSRAVPMVSAVFLLMPFALGRTFAKLPEYAGLVFGKPKPTWCSIRQGTWRALRRSSSTQVGHFALEVSLLENYCPRAVTVRLGRCRSSIKAGPSPHSLIHFSRLRLLVNKVHLQPXSMSCYSPCMPCRPCGPTPLANSCNEPCVRQCQDSNVFIQPSAVVVTLPGPILSSFPQNTAVGSSTSAAVGSILSSEGVPINSGGFSLSGLGSGICGRRSFPC; translated from the exons ATGGCGTCTCCAGGCAGCCGGGCTGTGCCAATGGTTTCAGCCGTGTTCCTCTTGATGCCCTTTGCTCTGGGGAGAACATTTGCCAAGCTGCCCGAGTACGCAGGGCTGGTCTTCggaaagccaaagcccaccTGGTGCTCCATCAGGCAAGGCACGTGGAGGGCACTGAGGAGATCTTCTTCCACACAG GTAGGACATTTTGCTTTGGAGGTGAGCCTGCTGGAAAATTACTGCCCGCGTGCAGTGACTGTGCGCCTGGGGCGGTGCAGAAGCAGTATAAAAGCAGGCCCTTCTCCTCACTCTCTCATCCACTTCTCTCGCCTCCGTCTCCTTGTGAACAAG GTGCACCTCCAGCCTTGAAGCATGTCCTGCTACAGCCCGTGCATGCCCTGCCGGCCCTGCGGCCCGACCCCGCTGGCcaacagctgcaacgagccctgtgtcaggcagtgccaggactCCAATGTCTTCATCCAGCCCTCCGCCGTGGTGGtgaccctgcccggccccatcctcagctccttcccgcagAACACCGCCGTGGGCTCCTCCACCTCCGCTGCCgttggcagcatcctcagctctgAGGGAGTGCCCATCAACTCCGGGGGCTTCAGCCTCTCTGGCTTGGGCAGCGGCATTTGCGGCAGGAGGTCCTTCCCCTGCTAA